A window from Deltaproteobacteria bacterium encodes these proteins:
- a CDS encoding IS630 family transposase, translated as IEELRQAIEAFVAVYGPKAKPFVWRKREVKGSQLRNTIVNLCN; from the coding sequence ATTGAAGAATTACGCCAAGCCATTGAGGCATTTGTCGCCGTCTATGGTCCCAAAGCCAAACCCTTTGTCTGGCGAAAACGAGAAGTCAAAGGATCGCAACTCAGAAATACTATCGTTAATTTATGCAATTAA